One Mycolicibacterium crocinum DNA window includes the following coding sequences:
- the ripC gene encoding peptidoglycan hydrolase RipC: MSSDRRYLTKRVLKRPLVGGIAGLTLLSAVISGASHADPAEDGVAKLNELSRQAEQLTESMHSAQLDLDQKLRAENVAEKKHTDDLAAADSAKAQLATYQGAVDKFAAAVYMGGRTDGLNAILTAESPQGLIDKMAVQKVMAAEMAAQMQSYRRVSDELRQAEAESAKSAADAKTAAEQAAAVRADLQRKQSQLQVQIAVVKSRYQTLTPDQRTALAAPGPVPPPEILAAPAPEGLPPLNDVPPPDAPPPAPDAAQVTPMAAVPTPGGGGEQGAVAVQAALTRIGDPYVWGGSGPNQFDCSGLVMWAFQQAGIFLPHSSQALAHGGQPVSLDQMQPGDVVNYYSDASHSAIYIGDGMMVHASTFGRPVMISPVNNAPIYNVRRY, encoded by the coding sequence TTGAGCTCTGACCGCAGATACCTGACTAAACGCGTTCTTAAACGCCCTCTAGTTGGTGGGATTGCGGGTCTGACCCTCCTGTCCGCCGTTATCTCCGGGGCCTCGCACGCCGACCCTGCCGAGGACGGCGTCGCCAAGCTGAATGAACTGTCACGACAGGCAGAACAGCTCACCGAGTCGATGCATTCCGCTCAGCTTGATCTTGACCAGAAGCTGCGCGCCGAGAACGTTGCCGAGAAGAAGCACACCGACGACCTCGCCGCAGCTGACAGCGCTAAGGCCCAGCTGGCCACCTACCAGGGGGCGGTCGACAAATTTGCTGCCGCGGTATATATGGGTGGCCGCACCGACGGCCTGAACGCCATCCTGACCGCCGAGTCGCCGCAGGGCCTGATCGACAAGATGGCCGTACAGAAGGTCATGGCCGCCGAGATGGCCGCTCAGATGCAGAGCTATCGGCGAGTCAGCGACGAGCTGCGCCAGGCCGAGGCCGAGTCGGCCAAGTCCGCGGCTGACGCCAAGACCGCCGCCGAGCAGGCCGCGGCGGTGCGCGCCGACCTGCAGCGCAAGCAGTCCCAACTGCAGGTGCAGATCGCGGTCGTGAAGTCGCGGTACCAGACGCTCACCCCGGATCAGCGCACCGCGCTGGCCGCTCCCGGACCGGTGCCGCCGCCCGAGATCTTGGCCGCGCCCGCGCCCGAAGGGCTGCCGCCGCTGAACGACGTGCCACCGCCCGATGCGCCGCCCCCGGCGCCGGACGCCGCCCAGGTGACCCCGATGGCCGCCGTCCCGACACCGGGCGGCGGGGGCGAGCAGGGCGCCGTCGCCGTGCAGGCCGCCCTCACCCGGATCGGGGACCCCTACGTCTGGGGTGGCTCGGGTCCGAACCAGTTCGACTGCTCCGGCTTGGTGATGTGGGCCTTCCAGCAGGCCGGCATCTTCCTCCCGCACTCCAGCCAGGCGCTGGCCCACGGCGGTCAGCCCGTCTCGCTGGACCAGATGCAGCCCGGCGACGTCGTGAACTACTACTCCGACGCCTCGCACTCGGCGATCTACATCGGCGACGGGATGATGGTCCACGCCTCGACGTTCGGCCGGCCGGTGATGATCTCTCCGGTCAACAACGCCCCGATCTACAACGTCCGTCGCTACTGA
- the trpD gene encoding anthranilate phosphoribosyltransferase, with product MTHPLSSPGADSPDTSWPQVLDRLTASLELLPGQASWAMDQIMSGVATPAQIAAFGVSMKMKRPTAAEVRELADTMLRYARMVPTDQIGTETVDIVGTGGDKANTVNLSTMAAVVVAAAGVPVVKHGNRAASSKSGGADMLEALGVRIDLGPEEVARCVAEVGIGFCFAPVFHPSYKFAGPPRREIGTPTVFNLLGPLTNPASPRAGLIGCAFGDLAEVMAGVFAARRSSVLVVHGDDGLDELTTTTTSTIWRVQAGTIDKLTFDPMGFGFARARIEELVGGEAEENAAEAREVLGGAKGPVRDAVILNAAGAMVAHSGLSSHAEWLPSWEDGLARAAEAIDSGAAEQLLARWVRFSQQL from the coding sequence GTGACTCACCCGCTTTCCTCGCCCGGCGCCGACTCGCCGGATACGTCATGGCCGCAGGTCCTGGACCGGTTGACGGCCAGCCTCGAACTCCTGCCCGGACAGGCGAGCTGGGCGATGGACCAGATCATGAGCGGCGTCGCGACCCCGGCTCAGATCGCGGCCTTCGGCGTGTCGATGAAGATGAAGCGCCCGACCGCCGCGGAGGTGCGTGAGCTCGCCGACACCATGCTGCGGTACGCGCGCATGGTGCCCACCGACCAGATCGGCACCGAGACCGTCGACATCGTCGGCACCGGCGGCGACAAGGCGAACACCGTGAACCTGTCGACGATGGCGGCGGTCGTTGTCGCCGCGGCCGGCGTGCCGGTGGTCAAGCACGGCAACCGCGCGGCGTCGTCCAAGAGTGGCGGCGCCGACATGCTGGAGGCGCTCGGCGTGCGCATCGACCTCGGTCCCGAGGAGGTGGCCCGCTGTGTGGCCGAAGTGGGGATCGGGTTCTGCTTCGCGCCGGTCTTTCACCCGTCGTACAAGTTCGCCGGGCCGCCGCGCCGCGAGATCGGCACCCCGACGGTGTTCAATCTGCTTGGGCCACTCACCAATCCGGCCAGCCCGCGGGCGGGCCTGATCGGGTGCGCGTTCGGCGATCTCGCCGAGGTGATGGCCGGGGTGTTCGCCGCCCGCCGCAGCAGTGTGCTCGTGGTGCACGGCGACGACGGTCTCGACGAACTCACCACCACGACGACGAGCACCATCTGGCGCGTGCAGGCCGGCACCATCGACAAGCTCACCTTCGACCCCATGGGATTCGGTTTCGCCCGGGCTCGCATCGAGGAACTCGTCGGCGGCGAGGCCGAGGAGAACGCCGCGGAGGCGCGCGAGGTACTCGGCGGCGCCAAGGGACCCGTGCGGGACGCGGTGATCCTCAACGCTGCCGGGGCGATGGTCGCCCACAGCGGCCTATCCAGCCACGCCGAATGGCTGCCGTCGTGGGAGGACGGGCTGGCCCGTGCCGCGGAGGCGATCGACTCCGGCGCGGCCGAGCAACTCCTGGCGCGTTGGGTGCGGTTCAGCCAGCAACTCTGA
- the ctaE gene encoding aa3-type cytochrome oxidase subunit III, with protein MTSAVGTSGTAITSRVHSLNRPNMVSVGTIVWLSSELMFFAGLFAMYFTARAQAGGVWPPPPTELNLYQAVPVTLVLIASSFTCQMGVFAAERGDVYGLRRWYVITFLMGLFFVLGQGYEYYHLVTHGTTIPGSAYGSVFYLATGFHGLHVIGGLVAFILLLLRTTMSKFTPAQATAAIVVSYYWHFVDIVWIALFATIYFIR; from the coding sequence GTGACGAGCGCTGTTGGCACTTCGGGAACTGCGATCACATCGCGCGTACATTCGCTGAACCGGCCGAACATGGTCAGTGTTGGCACCATCGTATGGCTTTCCAGTGAGCTGATGTTCTTTGCTGGACTGTTCGCGATGTACTTCACTGCGCGTGCTCAGGCCGGCGGGGTATGGCCGCCGCCGCCGACCGAACTGAACCTGTATCAGGCGGTTCCGGTGACGCTGGTGCTGATCGCGTCGTCGTTCACCTGCCAGATGGGTGTGTTCGCGGCCGAGCGTGGTGATGTCTACGGGCTGCGCCGCTGGTACGTGATCACGTTCCTGATGGGCCTATTCTTCGTCCTCGGCCAGGGCTACGAGTACTACCACCTCGTCACCCACGGCACGACGATCCCGGGCAGCGCCTACGGCAGCGTGTTCTACCTCGCCACCGGATTCCACGGTCTGCACGTGATCGGCGGTCTGGTCGCGTTCATCCTGCTTCTGTTGCGCACCACGATGAGCAAGTTCACGCCTGCCCAGGCGACCGCCGCCATCGTCGTGTCCTACTACTGGCACTTCGTCGACATCGTGTGGATCGCCCTGTTCGCGACGATCTACTTCATCCGATGA
- the qcrC gene encoding cytochrome bc1 complex diheme cytochrome c subunit, whose amino-acid sequence MLKRSGEERKAPRSDKSRRRLRRRLTGAVLLLVGLGVAGGLAATLTPTPQVAVADESQSALLRTGKQLFDTSCVTCHGANLQGVEGRGPSLIGVGEAAVYFQVSTGRMPAMRGEAQAPRKDPIFDEAQIDALGAYVQANGGGPEVPRDANGQIADHSLLGNDVARGGDLFRLNCASCHNFTGKGGALSSGKYAPELEPATPAQIYTAMLTGPQNMPKFGDRQLSPEEKKDIVAYVRMATRAPDPGGYGLGGFGPSSEGMAAWIIGMVAVIAAALWIGARSS is encoded by the coding sequence ATGCTCAAGAGATCGGGCGAAGAGCGAAAGGCGCCGAGGAGCGACAAGTCGCGTCGCCGGCTTCGTCGCCGCCTGACCGGTGCGGTACTTCTGCTCGTCGGCCTCGGTGTCGCCGGCGGCCTGGCCGCCACGCTGACGCCCACGCCTCAGGTGGCGGTGGCCGACGAATCGCAGTCCGCACTGCTGCGCACCGGTAAGCAGCTGTTCGACACCTCGTGTGTCACCTGCCACGGCGCCAACCTCCAGGGTGTCGAGGGCCGCGGGCCCAGCCTGATCGGCGTCGGCGAGGCCGCGGTGTACTTCCAGGTCTCCACCGGTCGCATGCCGGCGATGCGCGGTGAGGCCCAGGCTCCGCGTAAGGACCCGATCTTCGACGAGGCCCAGATCGACGCACTCGGCGCCTACGTGCAGGCCAATGGCGGCGGCCCGGAGGTTCCCCGGGATGCCAACGGTCAGATCGCCGACCACTCGCTGCTCGGCAATGACGTCGCCCGCGGTGGCGACCTGTTCCGGCTGAACTGCGCCTCGTGCCACAACTTCACCGGCAAGGGCGGCGCGCTGTCGTCGGGCAAATACGCGCCCGAGCTCGAGCCGGCCACCCCGGCCCAGATCTACACCGCGATGCTGACCGGTCCGCAGAACATGCCCAAGTTCGGTGACCGCCAGCTCTCCCCCGAGGAAAAGAAGGACATCGTCGCCTACGTGCGGATGGCGACCCGCGCGCCGGATCCCGGCGGCTACGGGCTCGGCGGCTTCGGACCGTCCTCCGAGGGCATGGCGGCCTGGATCATCGGCATGGTCGCCGTCATCGCGGCGGCTCTGTGGATCGGAGCGAGATCATCATGA
- the qcrA gene encoding cytochrome bc1 complex Rieske iron-sulfur subunit — translation MSDDVKKGTDVPEHAGVPGQPTDAELATMTREQLVDLGGRIDGVETILKEPRWPVEGTKAEKRAARVVSIWLLLGGLFGLALLLVFLFWPWQWDGSNERSLSELATPLYGLTFGMSILAIGIGAVLYQKKFIPEEISVQERHDGASPEIARKTVVANLTDALEGSTIKRRKLVGLSLGIGLGAFGAGTLVAFIGGLIKNPWKPVVPTAEGKKAVLWTSGWTPRFTGETIYLARATGLPGESPFVKLRPEDIDAGGMETVFPWRESDGDGTTVESHERLSEIAMGVRNPVMLIRIKPADISKVVKRQGQESFNFGELFAYTKVCSHLGCPASLYEQQTYRILCPCHQSQFDALHFARPIFGPAARALAQLPITIDKDGYLVANGDFAEPVGPAFWERTS, via the coding sequence ATGAGTGACGACGTGAAAAAGGGAACCGACGTGCCCGAGCACGCCGGCGTGCCGGGTCAGCCCACGGACGCGGAGCTGGCCACGATGACGCGCGAGCAACTGGTTGACCTCGGTGGCCGCATCGACGGCGTCGAGACCATCCTCAAGGAGCCCCGCTGGCCGGTTGAGGGAACCAAGGCCGAGAAGCGTGCCGCACGAGTGGTGTCGATCTGGCTGCTGCTCGGCGGCCTGTTCGGCCTGGCGCTGCTGCTGGTGTTCCTGTTCTGGCCGTGGCAGTGGGACGGCTCCAACGAGCGCTCGCTGTCCGAGCTGGCCACCCCGCTCTACGGCCTGACCTTCGGTATGTCGATCCTGGCGATCGGCATCGGCGCTGTGCTCTACCAGAAGAAGTTCATCCCCGAGGAGATCTCGGTCCAGGAGCGCCACGACGGGGCCTCCCCGGAGATCGCGCGCAAGACCGTCGTCGCCAACCTGACCGACGCACTCGAGGGCTCGACGATCAAGCGGCGCAAGCTGGTTGGGCTGTCGCTCGGGATCGGGCTCGGCGCGTTCGGCGCGGGCACGCTGGTCGCGTTCATCGGCGGTCTGATCAAGAACCCGTGGAAGCCCGTGGTGCCCACCGCCGAAGGCAAGAAGGCGGTGCTGTGGACCTCGGGGTGGACCCCGCGGTTCACCGGCGAGACGATCTACCTGGCGCGGGCCACCGGCCTGCCGGGCGAGTCGCCCTTCGTGAAGTTGCGGCCCGAGGACATCGACGCCGGCGGCATGGAAACGGTCTTCCCGTGGCGTGAAAGCGACGGCGACGGCACCACCGTCGAAAGCCACGAGCGATTGAGCGAAATCGCGATGGGCGTTCGCAACCCGGTGATGCTGATCCGCATCAAGCCGGCCGACATCTCCAAGGTGGTCAAGCGCCAAGGCCAGGAGAGCTTCAACTTCGGCGAGCTGTTCGCCTACACCAAGGTGTGCTCGCACCTGGGTTGCCCGGCCTCGCTGTACGAGCAGCAGACCTACCGCATCCTGTGCCCGTGCCACCAATCGCAGTTCGACGCACTGCATTTCGCACGGCCGATCTTCGGTCCGGCTGCGCGCGCGTTGGCGCAGTTGCCGATCACCATTGATAAGGACGGGTATCTGGTCGCCAACGGTGACTTCGCCGAGCCCGTCGGACCCGCATTCTGGGAGCGCACATCATGA
- the qcrB gene encoding cytochrome bc1 complex cytochrome b subunit — MSPKLNDALAKQGDAIDSRYHPSAAVRRQLNKVFPTHWSFLLGEIAMYSFIVLLLTGVYLTLFFDPSMAEVTYQGVYQPLRGVEMSKAFASTLDISFEVRGGLFVRQIHHWAALLFAAAIMVHLARIFFTGAFRRPREANWVIGSLLLILAMFEGYFGYSLPDDLLSGIGLRAALSSITMSVPIVGTWLHWALFGGDFPCGGLGYQCSAVGTLLPRMYALHILLIPGIILALIGVHLALVWFQKHTQFPGPGRTEKNVVGVRVMPVFAVKSGAFFAVTVGILGLMGGLLQINPIWQLGPYKPSQVSAGSQPDFYMMWTEGLARIFPPWELYLGHHTIPAAFWVALVMGLVFGLLIAYPFLEKKFTGDTAHHNLLQRPRDAPTRTAIGAMAISLYMVWTLAAMNDIIALKFHISLNATTWIGRIGSLVLPPLIFFIAYRWAVGLQRSDRDVLEHGIETGIIKRLPHGAYIEIHQPLGPVDEHGHPIPLEYAGAALPKRMNKLGSGGKTGHGSFLTADPASEDAALNEAAHASELRTLTALREWQEGEHNGNGNGSGNGHHH, encoded by the coding sequence ATGAGTCCGAAACTCAACGATGCCCTGGCCAAGCAGGGCGACGCTATTGACTCCCGTTACCACCCGTCAGCCGCGGTTCGACGGCAGCTGAACAAGGTCTTCCCCACGCACTGGTCGTTCCTGCTGGGTGAGATCGCGATGTACAGCTTCATCGTGCTGCTGCTCACCGGCGTGTACCTGACGCTGTTCTTCGACCCGTCGATGGCCGAAGTGACGTATCAGGGTGTCTACCAACCGCTTCGGGGTGTCGAGATGTCGAAGGCGTTCGCCTCGACTCTGGACATCAGCTTCGAGGTGCGCGGTGGCCTGTTCGTCCGGCAGATCCACCACTGGGCCGCGCTGCTGTTCGCCGCGGCGATCATGGTGCACCTGGCGCGCATCTTCTTCACCGGCGCGTTCCGCCGGCCCCGCGAGGCCAACTGGGTCATCGGTTCGCTGCTGCTGATCCTGGCGATGTTCGAGGGCTACTTCGGTTACTCGCTGCCCGACGATCTGCTGTCCGGCATCGGCCTCCGCGCGGCCCTGTCCTCGATCACCATGAGCGTGCCGATCGTCGGAACATGGTTGCACTGGGCGTTGTTCGGCGGTGACTTCCCCTGCGGCGGGCTGGGCTACCAGTGCAGCGCGGTGGGCACCCTGCTCCCCCGGATGTACGCACTGCACATCCTGCTGATCCCCGGAATCATCTTGGCGCTCATCGGTGTTCACCTTGCGCTGGTCTGGTTCCAGAAGCACACCCAGTTCCCCGGCCCCGGCCGCACCGAGAAGAACGTCGTCGGCGTGCGGGTCATGCCGGTGTTCGCGGTCAAGTCCGGTGCGTTCTTCGCGGTCACCGTCGGCATCCTCGGCCTGATGGGCGGTCTGCTGCAGATCAACCCGATCTGGCAGCTGGGTCCTTATAAGCCGTCGCAGGTGTCGGCCGGTAGCCAGCCCGACTTCTACATGATGTGGACGGAAGGCCTGGCCCGTATCTTCCCGCCGTGGGAGCTCTACCTCGGCCACCACACCATCCCGGCGGCATTCTGGGTGGCACTGGTCATGGGTCTGGTGTTCGGGCTGCTGATCGCCTACCCGTTCCTGGAGAAGAAGTTCACCGGGGACACCGCGCACCACAACCTGTTGCAGCGCCCGCGTGACGCTCCGACGCGTACCGCGATCGGCGCGATGGCGATCTCGCTGTACATGGTGTGGACGCTGGCCGCGATGAACGACATCATCGCGCTGAAGTTCCACATCTCGCTGAACGCGACCACGTGGATCGGCCGCATCGGTTCGCTGGTGCTTCCGCCGCTGATCTTCTTCATCGCGTACCGCTGGGCGGTCGGCCTGCAGCGCAGCGACCGTGACGTGCTGGAGCACGGTATCGAGACGGGCATCATCAAGCGGCTGCCGCACGGTGCCTACATCGAGATCCACCAGCCGCTCGGCCCGGTCGACGAGCACGGTCACCCGATTCCGCTGGAGTACGCCGGTGCGGCTCTGCCGAAGCGGATGAACAAGCTCGGCTCCGGCGGCAAGACCGGCCACGGCAGCTTCCTCACCGCCGACCCGGCGTCCGAGGATGCCGCGCTCAACGAGGCAGCACACGCCTCCGAGCTCCGGACGCTCACCGCCCTGCGCGAATGGCAGGAAGGCGAGCACAACGGCAACGGCAACGGCAGTGGCAACGGCCACCACCACTAG
- a CDS encoding DUF2561 family protein, translated as MTTDVEEDRRSPETVDRLLVGVCGAIWLVLLAVTVIAIVALVDMSRGHTASSGGSHTPWLLYSIIIVSGLIILGAIPLLIRARRTALSDSRLTSEPAKTLPPRPTSAPAAPVRGTEAPTEKMKVFGSTVDPYERYQPDFAQSSASRRADPLIPATELDRLWLRCTVMLAGAIGLALVGVSTATYLMAVNNDTSAWVALGLAAVITIAMPAIPVTYLRQLHGAVEEAVPA; from the coding sequence ATGACTACAGATGTGGAAGAAGACCGACGGTCACCGGAGACGGTGGACCGGCTGCTGGTCGGCGTGTGCGGCGCGATCTGGCTGGTGCTGCTGGCCGTCACGGTGATCGCGATCGTCGCGCTGGTGGACATGAGCCGCGGCCACACCGCGAGCTCCGGCGGTTCGCACACCCCGTGGCTGCTGTACAGCATCATCATCGTGTCGGGGCTGATCATCCTCGGCGCGATCCCGCTGCTGATCCGCGCACGCCGCACGGCGCTGTCCGATTCACGGCTGACGTCGGAGCCGGCCAAGACCTTGCCGCCGCGGCCCACGAGTGCTCCTGCGGCGCCTGTGCGCGGCACAGAGGCGCCTACCGAGAAGATGAAGGTCTTCGGCTCGACGGTGGACCCCTACGAGCGGTATCAGCCCGATTTCGCCCAGTCGTCGGCGTCGCGGCGGGCTGATCCGCTGATCCCGGCGACCGAGCTCGACCGGCTGTGGCTGCGCTGCACGGTGATGCTGGCCGGGGCGATCGGTCTGGCGTTGGTCGGGGTGTCGACCGCGACCTATCTGATGGCCGTGAACAACGACACCTCGGCATGGGTGGCGCTGGGGCTGGCCGCGGTCATCACGATCGCGATGCCGGCGATCCCGGTCACCTATCTGCGTCAGCTGCACGGCGCGGTGGAAGAGGCTGTGCCCGCTTAG
- a CDS encoding MmpS family transport accessory protein produces MSGPNPPDEESGEVGETPTGTGFQAYSAPESEQYTAGPFVAPDPALYDYDSYDAGTEYIEESQPPRWPWVVGVTAIVAAIALVVSVSLLVTSTDTNQLATPATTTTVKPPPVQDEITTTQPPPPPPPPTTTELPPPPPPETVTVTTEPPAPPPPPPPPATTEAPPPVTTTTAPPAPATTSTTPAGPRQVTYTVTGTKAPGDIISVTYVDASGRQRTQRNVYIPWSLTVTPISQSDVGSVQASSLFLVSRLNCSITTSDGQVLSSNQNNAAQTSC; encoded by the coding sequence ATGAGCGGGCCGAATCCGCCGGATGAGGAGTCGGGCGAGGTGGGTGAGACACCCACCGGTACAGGCTTTCAGGCCTACTCTGCGCCCGAATCCGAGCAGTACACCGCTGGTCCCTTCGTCGCGCCCGATCCCGCGTTGTACGACTATGACAGCTACGACGCGGGTACCGAGTACATCGAGGAATCACAGCCGCCGAGGTGGCCGTGGGTCGTCGGGGTCACCGCGATCGTCGCCGCCATCGCCCTGGTGGTGTCTGTGTCGCTGTTGGTGACCAGCACCGACACCAACCAGCTGGCGACGCCGGCGACCACCACGACGGTCAAACCGCCGCCGGTGCAGGACGAGATCACCACAACTCAGCCGCCGCCACCCCCGCCGCCGCCCACCACGACGGAGCTGCCGCCCCCGCCGCCTCCGGAGACCGTGACGGTGACGACCGAACCCCCGGCACCCCCGCCGCCACCACCCCCGCCAGCGACGACGGAGGCACCACCACCCGTGACCACGACGACCGCCCCGCCGGCCCCGGCCACCACCTCGACGACTCCGGCCGGCCCGCGCCAGGTCACCTATACGGTGACCGGCACCAAGGCGCCCGGGGACATCATCTCGGTGACCTACGTCGACGCCTCGGGTAGGCAGCGCACCCAGCGCAACGTCTACATCCCGTGGTCGCTGACGGTGACACCGATCTCGCAGTCCGACGTCGGCTCGGTGCAGGCATCCAGCCTGTTCCTGGTGAGCCGGCTGAATTGCTCGATCACGACCAGCGACGGCCAGGTCTTGTCGTCGAACCAGAACAACGCTGCGCAAACGAGCTGCTGA
- a CDS encoding cytochrome c oxidase subunit 4, which produces MHIEARLFEILTAFFVLAAIVYGALTAIFQYGGIEWAGTTALVLTAGLSLITGTFFRFVARRLDTRPEDYEDAEISDGAGELGFYAPHSWWPILIALSFSTAAVGAALWLPWLIAAGVVFVIAAVCGLVFEYYIGPEKH; this is translated from the coding sequence ATGCATATTGAAGCCAGGCTCTTCGAAATCCTGACCGCTTTCTTCGTCCTCGCCGCGATCGTTTACGGCGCGCTGACCGCGATCTTCCAGTACGGCGGCATCGAGTGGGCCGGTACCACCGCGCTGGTGCTCACCGCCGGCCTGTCGCTGATCACCGGCACGTTCTTCCGGTTCGTCGCCCGTCGCCTCGACACCCGGCCCGAGGACTACGAGGACGCTGAAATCAGCGATGGCGCAGGTGAATTGGGCTTCTACGCGCCGCACAGCTGGTGGCCGATCCTGATCGCGCTGTCCTTCTCGACCGCCGCCGTCGGCGCCGCGCTGTGGCTGCCGTGGCTGATTGCGGCCGGCGTGGTCTTCGTGATCGCCGCGGTCTGCGGTCTGGTGTTCGAGTACTACATCGGCCCCGAGAAGCACTGA
- the ctaC gene encoding aa3-type cytochrome oxidase subunit II — protein MKTRGSRFRVLALAVTFGALALTLSGCSWQEVMGLGWPKGITPEAHTNRDLWVWSVIAAFAVGIIVWGLTFWAMAFHRKKKGTPADAPLPRQFGYNMPLELVLTVIPFLIISVLFYFTVVVQEKMMHRDPNPEVVIDVTAFQWNWKFGYQKVNFSDGTLNYDGADPARKAAMVSKPEGKDEHGEEKVGAVRGLNPQDRTYLNFDKVETEGTSNEIPVLVLPVGKRIEFQVASADVIHSFWVPEFLFKRDVFPNPEANHTENKFQVSEISETGAFVGRCAEMCGTYHSMMNFEVRVVSANDFKAYLQQRMAGKTNAEALQSINQPPLATTTHPFDTRRGEQVIPQASK, from the coding sequence GTGAAGACCCGCGGTTCCCGGTTCCGGGTGCTGGCGCTAGCCGTCACCTTTGGTGCGCTGGCGCTGACCCTCAGCGGGTGCAGCTGGCAAGAGGTGATGGGCCTCGGCTGGCCCAAGGGCATCACGCCGGAAGCGCACACCAACCGCGACTTGTGGGTCTGGTCGGTGATCGCCGCGTTCGCCGTCGGCATCATCGTGTGGGGCCTGACCTTCTGGGCGATGGCGTTCCACCGCAAGAAGAAGGGCACCCCGGCCGACGCGCCGCTGCCGCGCCAGTTCGGCTACAACATGCCGCTGGAGCTTGTGCTCACGGTGATCCCATTCCTGATCATCTCCGTGCTCTTCTACTTCACCGTCGTGGTGCAGGAGAAGATGATGCACCGCGATCCCAACCCCGAGGTCGTCATCGACGTCACAGCGTTCCAGTGGAACTGGAAGTTCGGCTATCAGAAGGTCAACTTCTCCGACGGCACCCTCAACTACGACGGCGCGGACCCGGCTCGTAAGGCCGCGATGGTCTCGAAGCCCGAAGGCAAGGACGAGCACGGCGAGGAGAAGGTCGGCGCGGTGCGCGGCCTGAACCCGCAGGACCGCACCTACCTGAACTTTGACAAGGTCGAGACCGAGGGCACCAGCAACGAGATCCCGGTGCTCGTGCTCCCGGTCGGCAAGCGGATCGAGTTCCAGGTTGCCTCGGCCGACGTCATCCACTCGTTCTGGGTGCCGGAGTTCCTGTTCAAGCGTGACGTCTTCCCGAACCCGGAAGCCAACCACACCGAGAACAAGTTCCAGGTCTCCGAGATCAGCGAGACCGGCGCGTTCGTCGGGCGCTGCGCGGAGATGTGCGGCACGTACCACTCGATGATGAACTTCGAGGTCCGGGTGGTCTCGGCCAACGACTTCAAGGCCTACCTGCAGCAACGCATGGCGGGCAAGACCAACGCCGAGGCGCTGCAGTCGATCAACCAGCCGCCGCTGGCGACCACCACGCACCCATTCGACACCCGCCGGGGCGAGCAAGTGATCCCGCAGGCGAGCAAGTAG